Proteins encoded together in one Bombus vancouverensis nearcticus chromosome 14, iyBomVanc1_principal, whole genome shotgun sequence window:
- the LOC117157545 gene encoding ribonuclease P protein subunit p14-like yields the protein MKCRSIYTEPLQKCCFKFVDIKCESGVSVVCTMYYLDVSLILPDSPSLEITEVYLKKNILQSIKQLFGEEGTKGTIDILKFDSKEHRCVLRCTDDCYVRLRAALVVAGKYEGHTCIYAIHRASANLLSFSANSRNYQH from the exons ATGAAGTGCCGCAGTATTTATACGGAACCTCTTCAGAAGTGCTGTTTTAAATTCGTAGATATCAAATGTGAGTCGGGAGTTAGTGTTGTGTGTACTATGTATTATTTAGACGTTTCTCT AATACTGCCAGATAGCCCTAGTCTTGAAATCACAGAGGTCTATCTAAAGAAGAACATTCTTCAATCAATAAAACAATTGTTCGGCGAAGAAGGAACCAAGGGTACCATAGATATCCTAAAATTTGATTCAAAGGAACACAGATGTGTTCTAAGGTGCACTGATGATTGTTATGTACGTCTTCGGGCAGCTTTAGTCGTAGCTGGAAAATACGAAGGGCATACTTGCATCTATGCTATTCATCGTGCTTCGGcaaatttattatcatttagTGCAAATAGTCGGAATTATCAACATTAA